A region of Selenomonadales bacterium DNA encodes the following proteins:
- a CDS encoding acetyl-CoA hydrolase/transferase family protein: MSWSSDKVISLEAALSHVKSGDTIVVGLAAAEPRAFLGLLHTIADRVANVTVTTCLPMQSSPYFSDSRYKSSFSMAGWFYTAAMRQAHANGNITFIPNHLHLAARKRLAHVRPNIYIGNASMPDKHGFVSLGASNVYEKRMLEAAELVMLEVNPRVPRTHGDLEVHVDDVDYLLHVDYALPEIPDTPPNAKDLAIGRLVAEHIKDGDCIQLGIGGIPNAVAAALGSKRGLGIHTEMFTTGMMQLMKQGVISNDNKTLHRGKAVCCFVLGTQELYEFVDDNPSIWVLDGGYVNDPAVIGQNDNQVSINTTLEVDLTGQCCSESIGPMQYSGTGGQTDTAVGAQRAKNGRSFIALYSTALVTNPLTKAKEEISKIVPALKSGAIVSLSRNDVDYVVTEYGVASLRGTTVQERAERLIAIAHPAFRAELTQEAVACGFLPGR; encoded by the coding sequence ATGAGTTGGTCTAGCGACAAAGTCATTAGCCTGGAGGCAGCGCTTTCGCACGTTAAGTCCGGCGACACGATTGTCGTGGGATTAGCGGCAGCGGAGCCGCGCGCCTTCCTTGGACTACTGCACACCATTGCCGACCGCGTAGCTAATGTTACGGTAACGACATGCTTGCCAATGCAGAGCTCGCCCTATTTTTCGGATAGCAGGTACAAGTCGTCCTTTTCTATGGCGGGGTGGTTCTATACTGCGGCCATGCGCCAAGCACATGCCAACGGCAACATTACTTTTATCCCTAACCACTTGCACTTAGCGGCGAGAAAGCGCCTCGCCCACGTGCGGCCTAACATTTACATAGGCAACGCATCTATGCCCGATAAGCATGGGTTTGTGTCACTAGGCGCAAGCAACGTCTACGAGAAGCGCATGTTAGAGGCCGCCGAACTGGTGATGCTGGAGGTAAACCCGCGTGTGCCGCGCACGCACGGAGACCTAGAGGTGCATGTCGATGATGTCGATTACTTGCTACACGTCGATTACGCGCTGCCTGAGATTCCTGACACCCCACCTAATGCGAAGGACCTGGCGATAGGGCGTTTGGTTGCCGAGCACATTAAAGACGGGGACTGTATACAGCTAGGTATTGGGGGTATTCCTAACGCCGTGGCTGCGGCGCTCGGGAGCAAACGAGGCTTAGGGATACACACCGAAATGTTTACCACCGGCATGATGCAGCTGATGAAGCAAGGCGTCATCTCTAATGACAACAAAACTCTTCACCGCGGTAAAGCCGTCTGCTGTTTTGTCTTGGGCACACAGGAGCTCTATGAATTTGTCGACGATAATCCTAGCATCTGGGTGCTTGACGGGGGCTACGTCAACGACCCTGCGGTTATCGGGCAAAACGACAACCAAGTTTCGATTAACACGACGCTAGAAGTTGATTTGACTGGCCAGTGTTGCTCCGAGTCAATCGGACCCATGCAGTACAGCGGCACCGGCGGGCAGACAGACACGGCGGTGGGGGCACAGCGCGCCAAAAACGGCCGGTCGTTTATTGCCTTGTACTCTACTGCCCTTGTCACTAACCCGCTTACCAAGGCCAAAGAAGAAATCAGTAAGATTGTGCCTGCGCTAAAGTCCGGAGCCATCGTCTCTCTCTCGCGCAACGACGTAGACTATGTGGTGACCGAGTATGGCGTGGCTAGCTTGCGCGGTACGACTGTGCAAGAGCGCGCGGAGCGCCTCATCGCCATTGCCCATCCGGCATTTCGCGCCGAACTAACGCAGGAAGCTGTTGCTTGCGGCTTTCTGCCGGGGAGATAG
- a CDS encoding alpha/beta hydrolase, translating to MQFEFNGKQIYFEQHGQGEPLLVLNGIFMNSASWAPFVPSLSRQHRLILVDLLDQGRSERMNSDYGQALQADVACALLEHLGVLSCNILGISYGGQVALRLALLHPHRVKRLILANTTAYVNPWLEDLGHAWSYALSSYDARQFFKTCMPLIYSPGFYAANVAWLHAREKVFQERFTPEVYDSFLRLLKSTEGLNLLGRLGEIAAPTLVISSDCDYITPLADQADILARLPQARQVVLKNCGHASMYEQPVEFTSAVLGFLAADTELRVV from the coding sequence ATGCAGTTTGAGTTTAACGGCAAGCAAATATACTTCGAGCAGCACGGGCAAGGGGAGCCTCTCCTTGTCCTAAACGGTATTTTTATGAACAGCGCGAGTTGGGCGCCTTTCGTACCCTCGCTCAGCCGGCAGCATCGACTCATTTTAGTTGACCTCTTGGATCAAGGTCGCTCCGAGCGCATGAACAGCGACTACGGGCAGGCGCTGCAGGCAGACGTGGCTTGCGCGTTGCTCGAGCACCTTGGCGTGTTATCCTGCAACATCTTGGGCATTTCCTACGGCGGGCAGGTAGCGCTTAGGCTCGCACTTCTGCACCCACACAGAGTTAAACGCCTTATTCTAGCTAACACCACGGCTTACGTTAATCCCTGGCTAGAAGACCTTGGTCACGCTTGGAGTTACGCCTTGAGCTCGTATGACGCGCGGCAGTTCTTTAAGACCTGCATGCCGCTTATTTACTCGCCCGGCTTTTACGCCGCGAATGTAGCATGGCTCCATGCGCGCGAGAAGGTGTTTCAGGAACGTTTCACGCCGGAGGTCTACGACAGCTTCCTGCGGCTCCTTAAGAGCACCGAGGGGCTTAACCTCTTGGGACGCTTAGGCGAGATAGCCGCCCCCACCCTTGTTATTTCCTCGGACTGCGACTACATTACCCCACTAGCCGACCAAGCCGACATCCTCGCGCGGCTGCCGCAAGCTAGGCAAGTCGTGCTCAAAAACTGCGGCCACGCCTCGATGTACGAGCAGCCGGTCGAGTTTACGAGCGCGGTGCTTGGGTTTTTGGCTGCCGACACAGAACTGCGCGTCGTCTGA
- the bfr gene encoding bacterioferritin, whose translation MKGNEKLIEALNSLLADELSAINQYMVHSEMCANWGYDKLHSKIERRAIEEMKHAEKLIARILFLEGTPIVSELKEIYIGADVAKQLANDRAAEMGAVDAYNSAIILAGEVRDFATREILEAILADEDKHIDAIEELQDQIGHMGLPIFLTTQVG comes from the coding sequence ATGAAGGGCAATGAGAAGCTCATCGAGGCTCTAAACTCGCTGTTAGCCGATGAACTGAGCGCAATTAACCAGTACATGGTACACTCCGAGATGTGCGCAAACTGGGGATACGACAAGCTGCATAGCAAGATTGAGCGCCGTGCGATCGAAGAAATGAAGCACGCGGAAAAACTAATCGCCCGCATTCTCTTCTTGGAAGGGACGCCAATCGTATCTGAGCTAAAGGAGATATACATCGGAGCAGACGTTGCTAAGCAGCTAGCGAACGACCGCGCCGCTGAAATGGGTGCAGTTGACGCCTATAATTCCGCTATTATCCTAGCGGGCGAAGTGCGTGACTTTGCCACCCGCGAAATACTCGAGGCTATCTTAGCCGATGAGGACAAACATATCGACGCCATCGAGGAATTACAAGACCAAATCGGCCACATGGGCCTACCCATCTTCCTTACGACGCAGGTGGGATAG